A stretch of the Microtus ochrogaster isolate Prairie Vole_2 chromosome X, MicOch1.0, whole genome shotgun sequence genome encodes the following:
- the LOC101989687 gene encoding protein FAM156A/FAM156B-like, protein MDPLQKWDPMSISMPSRMATVTSSQEASAGSQPSSSEKLSLGLSGLSLRRSPGSVVPAPLSEGLLQQQAREKKALWQQYWEKQGFPHRKKVFLRHSRRWHRDHMAPYLLERAVKGSPSSEKAQNQLPRQDHVPNVAGMSGERNTAHNPHSWETLVQGLNGLTLSLGASRPSPLPEGTGGQLEPEQMLPVDRQQESMRMFQRMLK, encoded by the coding sequence ATGGATCCGCTGCAGAAATGGGATCCAATGTCGATTTCCATGCCCTCCCGCATGGCCACTGTGACAAGCTCCCAAGAGGCCTCAGcaggctctcagccttcctcctcAGAAAAGCTAAGTCTGGGCCTCAGTGGCTTGAGCCTCCGCCGTAGCCCTGGCTCTGTTGTCCCTGCTCCTCTGTCAGAGGGGCTGCTACAGCAGCAGGCCCGCGAGAAGAAGGCCCTGTGGCAGCAATACTGGGAAAAGCAGGGCTTTCCTCATAGGAAGAAAGTCTTCCTGAGGCACTCAAGACGCTGGCACCGGGATCACATGGCACCTTACCTGCTTGAAAGGGCTGTCAAAGGCTCCCCCTCAAGCGAAAAAGCTCAGAATCAGCTCCCACGCCAGGACCATGTTCCAAATGTTGCTGGGatgagtggagagaggaacaCAGCCCACAACCCTCACTCCTGGGAAACGCTGGTGCAGGGCCTCAATGGCCTCACTCTCAGCCTGGGAGCCAGCAGACCCAGTCCCCTGCCAGAAGGGACTGGGGGGCAGCTGGAGCCAGAGCAGATGCTCCCGGTGGACAGGCAGCAAGAAAGCATGAGGATGTTCCAGAGGATGCTCAAGTAG